The segment GATATGAATACAAAAAGGTAACATAGTAAGAGACATCATAACCATCCTATTTCCTGTCAAAATGACGATGgagtataaaatattttgtaaaaaacatataattgtgtttttctcACCCTCATTGGATGAATGTCTGCATAAGGAGGCTTTCCTTCAGCCATTTCTATAGATGTGATACCAAGAGACCAGATATCTGCCACACAGTTGTATCCAATCTCCTGAATAACTTCAGGGGCCATCCAGAAGGGTGTTCCAATTACTGTgtttctcttagccattgtGTCCTGTTATggtcattaaaaaacaaacattgtgtTAACAATTAACTCTGGCAATATACTACATATACTATCCATAAAGCAATTAAGTGCTTACTGTAAGCTGTCCAGCCACTCCGAAATCAGCCAGTTTTGCATGTCCCTCTGTGTTGAGTAAAATATTCCCCGCTTTGATGTCTCTGTGGATTTTCCTCATGAAATGGAGATACTCAAGACCTTTCAAGGTGGACTTCAGGACTGTAGCGATCTCATCCTCAGTAAGCTAATGCAGAGAAGGATTTTCAAATATGTGCTAAAaacaagtgttttatttttttcttgtattgTTGGATCACTTACTGTTTTATTTCGCAGCCTGATGATATCAGACACGGATCCAGCACCACAGTATTCCATCACAATCCACAGGTCTGTGTTCTTGAAATAGCTGCCATAGTACTTCACCACATATGGACTAAGTATACAAGAAAATAATATTCACCATGTTGGATATTACACACAAATAGATCTCATTTTAGCATATCATGCCTATACGAATGAATAAAATAGTATAATTGGGTCTTACCTGTCACATTGCTGCATTATGGAGATCTCTTTGATAATCTCCTGCAGGTCTGATTCGACAGGAACCTGCTTGATGGCCACCACCTGACCTGATTCCTTATGAATGGCTTTGAACACACTGCCATATGATCTGAatcaaaaatatatgtttagtaTTCAAATCACGTGTCTTGTTACACATACATTTAGGGCGATTATAAAGCGATTACCCTTCTCCAAGCTTCTCAAGAACATCAAATACTTCCTCTGGCTGCTTGGTAAGACTGTCTTCACTGAGTTTCTTCAGTTTACTGTCGAGAACAACACAATTGtacattatttattgtataaaatGACACTAGTACAGCGTTTCAACTTCGTATATTCACGAAAAAAAGTACCGTTAAATAGCAACGTCAGACTGCGTTAATTCCTCTTATGTATACGTTACACACACATAGCAACTGTGTATATGATATCAACCATCAAATCTACGGAGTAAGtttttgacacacacacacacacccccccAATGTCAAAAAGTGACCAATTGTATCTATGTTTAGTGTTTACTCTATAAAAAGTTTGTTTCGTGTTCTCCGCTGTTTTAGTTTTGTTGGCGAGGCCTGTAAATATTAGCCAGGATGATAACTGTTAGCCAAGCTGGTTATTGCACTTACTTTTTGGGCATCGGCTGATCCATTCTTGATATGCAAACTGTCTCGTATTTTTATGAACAATTTCAAATAACTGTCTCAAACTGTCTCAAAATTTTATACAAAACAGCAATAACGCATGATTTGTTTGGACTTTCAGGAAGCGACGCTATCTGCCTTTCCGTGCCGCTACCAACAGCGATGTGAAGCGAGCGGACGTGTGTAATTTTCCACGACCAAtcaaactacaaaataaaagtcagcaGAAGTTGGACTACTTGCAATAATCGCTTTATTTGTCAATTTCAAGAATTGTAATAATAGGACAAAATAAGCATATTTTCTTCAACAAAGACATATGGTATCCACAAGTAAATATTTTTAAGGTACTGAAACTGATATTATTGcgttaaatgttgtgtttatagacagtttcagcagcagcaacaacacaaacaaacaaacgttatttggcccaaacttaaggtccggtagacctccgcaaagaatcaataactgttgagtatttttaatgtaatttaatacaattaaaacagagactggaagttaacttcaggtcttataaataaatgatttatgaagTTGAATATTTTCTtaatcatatcatatcatattatattatatgatttggtttatgatatgatatgatatgatattataatcttaaaataataacattttatttaacatactAAAATAATGTATTGTCAGTATCTTTGTTTTAATTAACCTCTCCAATAtacctaaatattaataatatttcaaACTCTATTAACAGTGGTAAGAACAGGTGATCTGTCATGCACATCAGCGCTGACACTAACCAACCAATCCATGGGAAGGTTCAACATGGAGTCTGAGTGCTGCCTAGCAATGGGTTATTAGGTCATGGGTTGTTTTGCCCAATTACAGGCACATAGTAGTAGAATGTTTGTTATGTAGGTATGTCCATGACAGGCAACCACTTTTGCATGTTCTGTGTTCGCCCCATGTTATTGCATTTAAGTCATATTGCATGCTTTGCTCAAATCTCTATGTTTTTATAGCTATGGCTAAGCAGCATTTGCTTTGGcaatacaaacaaataaacatttgtcctgtcaaagcactataaaaaataaagcagagAGAATGCTGACAGCTGACAGCATGAAATAGAGGGAAAGGTAGGTGGAGAGCGAGTACATGAGCGAGGGATGAaaggggagggagagagagagaggggatcTGATACATGCACGCGTCACAGCAGCAGATTGCAGGCAGAACGTCAGTGCTGCACAGCACTTCTATTAGACACACAGGAGCTCTACCATCAGCAGAGCTATTGGATACTAACAACACTGTGAATACACTGCTGCCTAAAGTTGAGGgacacagacagaaaaaaacgtgtgagtgtgtgtgtatgtgaacaGAGGGAACTGCACAGCGTGACACAGTACTGGATCCGTGTGCCATTAATGAACAGAGTTTGGGAGAATGAGTCTTGACCCTATTCAGGTCATGAAGGGGCCAGACCCTATACCCAACACCTGCCCGTCAGCCTCTAACGGTGAGAGCAAAGCATCCTGGGAGGACAGCAAGGATATCCATGAAAATACAAAGAAGCCTAAAACCGTAAGTCACtcatttgtctttattttccccGTTCCCCGAGCGTATATATGCTTACTCACATTCACTGTGATGTGATTTCCCTGTCGCGTCCCGGTGAGGTCACACTTGGCTCTTATtttgtgtgtgaaatgtttACATAGCACACGTGTTTCTAAGGCCATCTTTACCATTGTTAGCCTTCAGTGGGTAACATCATTGCATCTCTCATGAGGCCATTTACCACATTTCCACTCACTTTCGTCCAGCTGCagtttgtctgaataacattaTTTCATACGCACACTTACAACAGCATGTCTTTTAAGTGTAATTACATGACAGCCTTCCATCTCATGTTGCCGTGCTGTGGTGTCAGTGTTTGTAAATGAGAAACAGAACAGATTtctgggggggggggttggtggACGGGACAGTACTATTAGGTAACAGTACTCAATGTAAGGAGATAATGCCATGAGGTCCAGCAGGTGCAGGTCTTTTTAAGTCATCCACTGCATATTTAGAGAGCGCTAACACCCTCATAAGGATATCGAAATGccatctgtcaaatgcattgGCAAACAGAAATGTGACATTGCTGGAAATGGCACCTTTTTGTCATATATGATATTACAGATCTCCTGGATGGCCcagcaaagcaaaacaaaacaaaacaaaacaaaacaaaacaaaacacttgagTCAAGTTTAAACTCAGCGTCTGTCACTGAAACTGGGGTCAACAGGCTGCTGGTTAATACTTCTGGATAATTCCCCTCTCATAGCCTGTGGTTCTATACTTACTCTAAAGCGTCACTGGCCTTTTCCAGCTCTATTAATAACCTGCTCTTTGTTATCCTCTGATATTCTCCCATTCCCTCAATACCTGCACTGTTTGTCCTAGACAGCACCCTATTAACATCAATAAACACAAACCTCTCATCTTCCCCCTCCATACACAACACTAATGTAATTATAAATAAGTATAGAAAGTCCCCACGCCTTTAAAATGGCCTATTTGTCTTCTATgacacttttgttttgtttttgttttcagacttcttattttattcacaattcaTTCACATTGGCCAAGTCATGTAGACATTATTTGAACTTTTTCCTTGATATCTCTATATATCTCTATTTTATCTCAGAGTCATATTGCAgctacatttatgtatttggcagGTGCTTTAATTCGGGGTATACTGTAGACTTTTGCATTGCAATGCTCTACAAATTGAGCAACAGGaacagttaaagggacagttcacccaaaagtacaacttctgtcaccatttacccagccttgagttgttccaaatctgtatagatttatttttataaagacagaataaagaataaagacagaattttcattttgggtgaacggtTCCTGATACCCACACCAAAAGTTTGTGTTTCCTTTGATATAAAACAAGTTGTCTATTTAGTGTATGTACCATAATATTTCTCAGACTAGCTGTTGCTGGTTTCAGGCTATCCTGGACCCCCCGTGGTGCTCATAACTGTAGCTAAGCCAACTCAGTGTAATCACAGTGGCTCTATATCAAGAGCATTGAGCCTGAACCATTAATAACTCCACATATTACTGAGCAAGCATTTGGGGAGCTTTTTCAAGCGCTGGGTTTATATAACACACTACCACAGGAGAGCTAAGCCCCTCTGTCAGAATATCCACTCCAGCATACTTCAGTACTCATTTCTCCCCCATGTTTCTAATTGTATCAAAAAGTGCATTTTACAACCAATGAATATTTATGAAAGACACAGAATGTGAATGTATATTGATATGTATTACATAACTGACAAATCTCTACCTGTGAAATGAAGCTTGatatgaaatgttattttataaagGGACCAGTGAGACGGGCCAGGAAGGTGGAGGGAGGCATATTCTTTGTAAGTATTTGTAAGTTTTGAAATGGTGTCAAGGGTCAAGCAGACCTCATTCTCTGTCGTCTCATTGACATCCTGTTCTGCTTGGCTCTGTACTAAACGCATGACCTCTTGGCCCACAATATGGAATCATACAAACAACAAATAGGTTAATGCACACAACAGTTCAATGgtacttacaaataaataaataaataaataaataaataactgaattaacaatttaaataattaaatattcatttggGTTTAGATGGTATATATAGCTACATGTGTTCGGGGCTCAACAACAATAAAGATGTTAAAGGGGTGGCTCATGGgacttcactttttttttactttaacacGTCGCAACTTTTAACATCAAAAACTTCTGCAAAGTTACAATGCTTAAAGTTGACATCAAAGGGAGatattctttgtaaaataaatcacCTTTTAAGGACTACAATGAACGGCTCGGGGACTACAATAAGCTTCTTCCTCTGTTAGTTAAATCCCAAATCCCAAAATGTACACGACTTCTGTAAACGGATTTTGGTAGAAAACaggtgaaatataaagcgtttttttgAAACTGGAAACATAAACATCTATTGCTTAGCacattaaaaaattaataaaaactttgaaaataGGCAAAATAAGACCTCTTTATAATGTTAGTAGTgatacaaacaacaaaacgtcCCAGTGCAGTGACCCACTAACAAATATTGCACTGACACCTAACCATTTAGATTAAAGGAACAACTAacttgtataataaaaatgtatacactGCCAAAAAATCCCGGAAAAAAACAGGAATTTTCTGACAGCTGGTGCGCCAGAAATATAccgtgaaaaaaagaaaaattttccccgtaaaattataattattattaaaatataatttcttataaattttcagtctttttctgtaatttgatgttttttggcCGTATctcaaaaaatacatgaaaaatctgttaaagtggtcatatggcgcgaacacgtgtttctctgtttgtctttggtgtgttataagttgcccatgcatgtattagacacgtaaaattgcaaaaatgaaagtgtgggaacaaaagatgcattctatctgaaagcgaatgctcacccagacctgcctgaaacgcctcgtgtaaccacacccccacaaatctacatcagttggtggtctgatttgactaagaccgcccaaatgtatacacaagtaaggtgggcgtacatgtcagtacaattgctttggaacctgatgttccaaatatggtaagaggcgttacatttccgtcacacgcttgcagtattcgaccaatcacaacgcactggtgaactggccaatcatagcacacctcgcttttcagagcgatgaactttgtaaaagatctgcgcgtttcagagaggcggggcaaagaggagatacaaacatgcacggtatgtggaaaatacagcgttttttaatcttaaatgatgtatacacattgcattacatctcaaacaaatgataatatttgttttaggcatgtcatatgacccctttaagtaaaattgagaaaaattacagttttttttggacattatacgtgaaaaatctgtaaaaaataacaataaaattctgtaaaatctaaattttttacagtgtttactTCTAAATGTAAACGTCTAAAAATATGTCTAAAAccaaaaacttacatttttgttgCTTGGTTGATGCAAATATTGGCAGGACATGATAAAtcaacactgtgtctacactggacgcgttattgtcttttgtcgtttTGTGTCCGGTGTGGACATGCTGTAAGCCAtcagaaaaaaaattatgttgagTCCTGTATCAGCgtgtttatatttcatattgTTTGTATGTCATAGTGTTTAACTGAAAGCAAGAAAATATGCCTTcaagttttaatgttttttgcagtatttttaataaattgtgaTTCCTTTGAGTGACCACTAATGTAATAACAGAGCGATGTTTGAATATTTTTGTACTTCAAATGACCTTCATAAACATATGATCACATTAATTACATTATCTGCTAATTTCACTCTAATTCTTTGCATATATGGTGAAGGTGTATAAGTGAATGTGCTTTTTCTAAACGTTAACtctttttttgtcttatttaaTGTTCTTTTAGTACTGTCTTGTACAGTATTATGTCAGAAAGCATATAATGtctgtaaatataaatgcaaaGTAAAACACATTTGGTAAGTAGGCTTTAACAATATGAGTCAGATCGTAAAAAGAAAGTCAATGCTTGCTTGTTCCAGTCTGTAAAGGGCTTTTAGACTAAATGTACCCATCTAACATTGTGCTGAACTATTAAATCCCCCTCCAATTATTCCTAGAGCCCATTCTCTCTGCAATTACCATGTAGTGGCCACTCATCCACCCTCATTGCCCACTAATGTCTGATATCCACAGTCACCACATACCCAACAAAATCACATGCAACTCTCTTCCTCAAACCGCTGAGGATCTCCCAGCATGAGTGACCGAAGTGTCTCATCTGAATGACACATCCTTCTCCTGTTCTTTAGGGAAAAAGGCTTTCAACTCATCACAGATCAATTTGCACAGACTTGTTCTTTTCCCATAACCCCAGTACATGCCTCTGGTTGGAGGGTAGTCTCTGGGTTCAGGGTGTGTTGTGCGGCACGCACAGCAGTCTAGCTGCGTCATACGGTAGCCCCTTTCCAAAATTAACAAGCTTCTCTCTTCCTGGTGGTTTCCTGTGACATGCTGAGCAGTCAGCTGATTTGTGGGCCATGTGACTAACTGCATGTATGACTGGACATGTGTTTATGCTGTGCTGCTGGGAATCACATCACTAACTACAACACCATCTGATACCTCCACCAATGGCTTCCACTGAATGTTACACAATCACTCATGGAAGATGTTAGATAGAAATCTATTTTAGTTAtatattaattcattcattcagattACTGGATCATTCTCGGTGGTTTGTGATGGTTATGTATAAATACTTGATATAGGCtataaaatgtttgtaaccaaacaggtcaccattgactaccatattaggaaaaattgctttataaatttttgttctgttgaacacaaaagaagacattttgaagaatgttcagcaaacagttctgggacacttttgactaccattgtcatttttcatactgttcctacaagcattcttccaaatatctttcactgtgttcatcaaaacaaagacatttatgcaaatttggaacaactcgagggtcaataaatgattaaacttacatttcatTACTAACCTATTAATAGAATGCTTAACAGGATGGAACTTGATGCAGATTACCTTACTTGATTTCCATCTGAGAAAATTGatcttattttatgtattaGGTTTATTAGGAATATGAAAAAAtgactgtttaaaacagtccattttaaacagagatgtttTCGAAAGTCCAAAACAGATGCACACGTTTTCACCCATATATAATTCAGCTACCGCTTACAGGCTAATGCTACAAATGTTCGATGAATGTCTCAGAGTTCTTTCATTATATCCCTGTTTAGCCCAAACCAGAGAACGCAGTCACCATAGCTGTGTCATCACGGGTTCTATTCCTCACAGAGACAGAACAGAAGGTGTTTGAACAGAAAGGAGTGGAGGAATATCTCAGGTATCAGGTGGAACATGAGAATGAGCCCTTTGCTCCCGGTCCAGCATTCCCCTTTGTTAAGGTAATGATGTAGCCTACATATCTgccgatacaatgtttaatcaAATTGAGTTATTGAGTtctttttttgagaaatgtaaatatctttggAAATGCTGTTCTCAATTTTATATTTGGTAGTTGATAGATCACACTATAACAAGCAGCACATGACAATTCtatttacaaatgacattttttgcaaaacaatttaatattaaatcagatataaaatacactgtaaaaatttttttacagaatttttcagTAATTGTTTTTACAGATATTCCACATATAATTCCAAAAaacttttacagtttttacactGATTTTCCATGTATTTTTGAACTACggtaaaaaaacgtaaaattacaggaaaaaacgaatttataagaaaaacggggaaaactTAATTGTGTCTTGTCTCAGGCACTGGAGACAGTGAATGCCAGACTGCGGGAACTCTACCCAGACAGCGAGGAACTTTTTGACATTGTGCTGGTAACTTACAACCATGCCCATGTAGGAGTGAGACTCATCAACACCATTAACTACCACAGTAAGTatctttactcaccctcctcaTAGTCTGGATTCTTACTATCCACAAACATGCACACTCTCTACATCAAAATTTGAATATATGAAACGACCAAAGCTGGCAATACCCGATGGAAAAAACAGCATGAAAACCTTTTTGTTACAGTCAATTATTGATGACCAGTTGATGGCTTTGCATGGAATGGAAAATAAGAATCAGTAATTCTGAGGACACAAAACAACGCAGAAGGTTCTTGTTGTTCTGACCTGTGTTTAAATCTCCAGCTGGCCAATCATATCTTCCCACAGAGATGCATGTGACACCTCTAACCTTTGTGTCGTTAACCAGCCACTTCCTGCTCGCTTCCCTGCAGCGCCACAGCTGGACTGGTTTTGATCGTTTCGGTGGCTaaattgaaaaaacaaacatcggTCCATCCTTTGGCCTCTCTatggacaaaataacaaatatgcaGATATGGACTAGCGTTTCCATTGGAACCATTTAGAACTTTGTGATCTGAACCTCAAAATACGTTTGTAAACTAATATGAATGTGAATGTAGAGTCTTAAATATCTAAAATAATgcaaagaaaaatatgaataagacTGTTTGGTTGTGAACCGAATCATAGCCAATCAGATTATATAAAAGAACGTTTTATCTGTAATATCAAGCATCTTGGAAAAAGTCCCCATGACCCACTGCTCATCTCACTAGGGAACATGTCGTGTTGTTCTTTGATGAACTCAATACCCTGAATCCTCAGAAAAAGTCCAGTCAGTATCAAGTAATGCTGTAACGCATACTGTAGTCACTTCTACATTTTCTCTCCCCTTCATCCATGTTTTCTCACTTTATATCTCTCCATGTGTGTACGATCCACATCTTGTTCCCTCTTGGCCAAACTTGACACTGTCATGTAAACTACACCAGCTGATGATGTCTTGTTAAGCTGGCACTACTCATGCACTAATGTGTCCGAGGCTAAAAGAGGCGCAACATTCCCACCAATCTAACCTTTCCCTCGGCTGAACCGTGACGGCAAACAGTGAACACTAAGATATCTCAGTTATTGAAACAAGTCAGAACTGAAACAAGTCAGAATTGAAACAAGTCAAAATTGAAACAAGTCAAAATGCAACAAATGCAACAGTTGAATCGATCTTGAAGAGAATGTGAACCAAACTGATTTGGATTGCATATAACACTAATGTAAACAGAAATACCACAGAAACAAACCAGTGTTGTCTTGACTAGTTAATATTCTTCTCTCGTCCTCAGATCTATTCATCGAGCGGTTCTGCATGACAGGAGGCAGCAGTCCCATCGGGTACCTGAAAGCGTGGCATACAAACTTATATCTGTCTGCTGATGCTGAGAAGGTTCAGGAAGCCCTTGCTGAAGGTTAGGACACAATAAACGTGAGATAACATGCGATTTTGTAGCTCATTTGAATATGTATGAATTTATTCAAGGTGAAGTCTGTCATTTCTACATCACTAGTAGCATCACTTCATTTTTTTTGCAGGTGTAACAGAAATGAATAACTTGAAGTGTTCAGGTTTAAGATTGCTCACGAAAGACTTCTCATAAATATAATATGTATAGGATGTTACTGCTTTTACATGTGATGCAGAATTCGTGTaaattgtgttttatacatttacttTGTATAAATAATTAAGTACAAACGGGCCCTGAAGATGTATtctgatttttgttcatttttgtttacaaatggAGTGGATGGTGACTGCCTCTTCAAGCTTCAAAGGAACACAAAAGCTGTAAAACTCTACGTAACTctacaattgtattttatttggtCTTTTAGCAAACCCATGCCTTCGGGACACTTGGAATATACAGAACAAGTCCCATggaattatttaataattatgttGTGTTCTTTTGATGCTCTTTTGATGGCGGTCACAGTCCACTCCcattgtaaacaaaaacaaaacaaaaacatttttttaaatccacttTATGGCCCAGAAGAAAGCCATAAAAGCCAAAGAAATCCATCAGGGTAAATAAATTTATGTCAAAATTTTGATCTATTTCTTTAAAGTGCCAAATTCAATTACAGTGTCTTAAATTCAAAGTGTCTCCAAAAAATTATTGTCATGATTAGATTTGTCATGTGAACTTATAAGCTTGTTCCTTTGTTTAGTCAGTAAAACATTCATCATACTGACA is part of the Triplophysa rosa linkage group LG16, Trosa_1v2, whole genome shotgun sequence genome and harbors:
- the nt5c1aa gene encoding 5'-nucleotidase, cytosolic IAa isoform X1 → MSLDPIQVMKGPDPIPNTCPSASNGESKASWEDSKDIHENTKKPKTGPVRRARKVEGGIFFPKPENAVTIAVSSRVLFLTETEQKVFEQKGVEEYLRYQVEHENEPFAPGPAFPFVKALETVNARLRELYPDSEELFDIVLVTYNHAHVGVRLINTINYHNLFIERFCMTGGSSPIGYLKAWHTNLYLSADAEKVQEALAEGIAAATMFMPEKEVEVSETQLRVAFDGDAVLFSDESERIFKAHGLDKFFEHERENENTLLDHGPLKGFLEVLGKLQKKFYAKGHRLDCPIRTYLVTARSAASSGIRALKTLRAWGLEIDEALFLAGAPKGPMLEKIRPHIFFDDQMFHVEGAREMGAFAAHVPYGIAQKYPHKKSTNAGK
- the nt5c1aa gene encoding 5'-nucleotidase, cytosolic IAa isoform X2, with translation MSLDPIQVMKGPDPIPNTCPSASNGESKASWEDSKDIHENTKKPKTPKPENAVTIAVSSRVLFLTETEQKVFEQKGVEEYLRYQVEHENEPFAPGPAFPFVKALETVNARLRELYPDSEELFDIVLVTYNHAHVGVRLINTINYHNLFIERFCMTGGSSPIGYLKAWHTNLYLSADAEKVQEALAEGIAAATMFMPEKEVEVSETQLRVAFDGDAVLFSDESERIFKAHGLDKFFEHERENENTLLDHGPLKGFLEVLGKLQKKFYAKGHRLDCPIRTYLVTARSAASSGIRALKTLRAWGLEIDEALFLAGAPKGPMLEKIRPHIFFDDQMFHVEGAREMGAFAAHVPYGIAQKYPHKKSTNAGK